The genomic segment AAGAGGGTAACCCCTCGGTAAGGGAGATAACGGCGGGCGTCCCAGTCACGCTGGACTCCAAATCCGTCTCTGACACGGTTATAATCAAGAGCCGCTCacaggagagagaggagaggagatTGGGGAGAAATAAAATGGTGAGGATAGGAAAATTCAAAAGCGAAGCTAGGCTGAGAAGCCTGAAAATGAAAGAGgcagaaggagaaaagaggaagaGCGTGACAAATGAAACGGATAGCAGCCAAACCATCGGAGGGGaccgtgccgccgccgccgccgggctTAAAGATGGAAGCGTCAACGCAACCACAGCCAAACCAGATTTCTCTGACAATGCCATCACAACTGACACAGACAAGACTAAGTTTTCATTTGCCTCGTCCTCTTGCCCTCCTGGCAAAGCGTCGTCCTCAGAAGAggtggaaaccggagttccCGTCATCCCAGGAGGCTACCTGCAGACCTTGCTAGATGCCACGGACTCCTCCGGGGGTACGTCTATCCCGTATTTCCCTCAGCAACCCCCCAGACAACAATACCCGGTGGGCATTTCCCTGGAAGAAAAGCAGTTTTGCTCTCTCCAACTGGCTCAAAGCTGTGTGCTGTCCCCTCCTTCTGAATCAGAGCTTCAACAGTCTCCCCAGAACTGCCCCAGCTTCCCCCAAATGTGGCACCCACAGCTCTGCAGCAGCCACGGTCAAACCTTTGGACCCGAGACCCCCGAGACGCCCATTCTGCCCAACAGCTTTCCAGGCACCGTCGTACCCGTGAGCGAGACATTGCCCATTTCCAACTACGGTCAGGTGAGCCCCGAGGGTGAGCGGGTACTTTACGAGAAGAGCTACCTGGCCGAATCTGGACTGCAGCCCGGGCAAGACCTACCGGCGTGTCAGTCCACCTGCGTTGAGGGCCAAGTCCAGTACCAGAGAGGGTCTCTATCCACTGACAATGGCAGACTGATCAGCTACGACTCTGTCGGCTCCTTATCGGCCTCCTCGAGCAATTACAGCTCACTAAGCCTCAAATCTTGCGAGCGAGAAGGTGAGGAAGAAGGGCGGGACACTTTCTTAGCTCATTGCAGTCCTAAAATGGTGATTCAGCAGAGTATGGATGCCCTCACACCACTCAGAGAGTCTTCAGACCTGTTGGATATCTCCAATTTTACGCCAGACAAATTCAGACACTCGTCGCTGTCCGAGCTTTCGCCGCCAGAGACGCCTAACCTCTCCCCACAGGTAGCGGGGCGTGACATGAAGATTCCGGGGAACGTGGGAAAGTACCAGGATGTCAACGATATGTCGACGGAGCGCAACAGGGACTCCAAGTGGAACTGTGACATTATGCAGCAACAGGAGCACACGGGAAATGCCTACACAGTAGAGGAGAGTCCGTTCCCACTGCACAACTTTAATAGCCAGGATGTCTTATGTTTGGATAAAAAGGGGGACCCGGGGACCGCAGAGTATAATGAGCAAAGCGATGAAATTACAGGGGCTAAGAGTATCAAGTCCAAGCGGAAAGGCAATTACAAACAAGCAGCCGCAGCACAGAGCCCAAAGAAAGCCCGGGCACCCAGAAGCACTAAATCTGAAAAGGTCAAGACCCCCAAACAGAATTCTCGTTCCACCAAAAAGATTAAGGCCATGTTAGAAGGTAAGGCGGCCAAGAACCAGGCCGAAGGGTGCGGCGGGGCGACGACTGACGGcgcgggcggcggcggcgactggTCCGGAAACACCGGCTGGTCAGAGAACAACGGTCTAGTCGGGGACGATCAGAGAGAGTTTGAAGAGCCCTCCAATATTCTGTCCAACATCGTCTCCGGTATGGCCGAGGTCCAGAGATTCATGATGGCCTCCATCGAGCCGTTGTGGAACCCAATGTCGGAAGCCGGAACCCCCTCCGAGGCTAACAACCTCAACCTGAAGACTCTTAAAATCTTAGCGGGCACCGAGTCCGATCTCAAGAAAAAGGGCGCCACGCTAACCGGGGCGGGGAGAGGCAGAAAGGCGGGGGGCAAAGGAGGGAAAAACCAGGCCAAATTTAACCCTACCCATCCCTTATTCCCACAACTAGCGCTGGGCTGTGACATGTTTGATAAACCCAACTTTATTAACCCGGGGCCCGCACACAAAAAGCTGTACCGTCACAAGACCAGTGCAAAGTTTCCTCGCATTGAAACGCTGAAGGGGAAACGAGCCGAGAGAGACCCAAATAAGGACATAGCACTGATGACCTCTTTTGAGAAACTGAGGTAATATTTTGTTATCAGCTGCTGTTGCACCCCTCCACCCTCCTTTTCTCTTTCCCCCCCACGATACCTGAGCCCTCCCTCACAAGCATAACTACACTGACGCTATGCCAGAGCTGCATGAGAACTAAGTtcccccctcttcctcctccccacACCTTGATTTCTCTCACTTCCTTTAATCCCCCCGAAAAAGGAAATTAATatctgcatgaaaaaaaaaacttcttgtACGTTGCAAACTACCTATTGAGTGATTGTGTCGAGCTTGATTGAGATTTAAAATGACCATGGCTGCATTTTTCCTTGCTTTTGTTGTTTCTGCTttgtttgttcttcttcttcttcgataGTCGTTTTTTGATTTCTTATTTTTCGtcctgggggggaaaaaaagagagaagaagaacccttgagaaaaaaaatgttctgtaTGCTTTTTAaggaccttttttttcctttttttgtattttctcagCAACACATGCTCTCCTGAAGTATGGTATATAccctttttcccccctaaaGATGTAGCTCTATACACAAAATGCATTAAGTGACATCTACGCACCCCCCCTCTCCTCCTCATCTGTTTTTGTATGCAGAATGTGGATGTCCTGTTGTTGCTGTCCTTCATACACTGCCTGGCtcatttcaagaggaaaaccTTCAAttaatgagccctatttaatcCCAAGGCATCTTGAAAAACACAAGATGGGACCATTTTGTATTGATGACATATCAGACACCCCCTCCCCGTATCACCCCCACCTACATTCCTTTTCGAGGCcggaatattttttcttttctttttatcgagcacttcttttttttcttcttcttctgataCATAGAGGAACTGGTTatctacatttacatttttttacgccTTGCAAAGTCATAAAAGCTTCACCCTCAGagtatttttgtcattgttgcTGTACAGGGACATGCAAtatttgcaacaacaaaaaaaaagagataattATACCTAAAAATCAATGTGCCAAAAGTAACAATGCTGTGTATAAATGACCTCTTATATATGTGTGAATATTGGCTGTTCCTATTTTCTATCTACTGGAATATTGGCTCCTTGCAGAGACTTTACTACAACAGGAATTCTTTGTTTGgactctctctttctgtccctctctcgtatttctctctctctctctctttactctCTCGTCTGATAAAAGGCACCAACAGCTGGCAGTGGTACACCACCACTCACTAAAACCAAATCAAGAAACACTCTtcttatcccccccccccccccccctccccatcccTTCTAAGCCACCCCTTCCACTTTGTTTGCCAAATTCAATTTACCTCAACATCGCCCCGGCACTGAAAAGcaacaagagagagaaaaaaaacagaaaaaaatgaaaaaaaaaaacaggcgaaATCTGCTCTGAAGTCtactgaagagaaaaaaaaagatgtgtttaAAACAAGCTTTCTGTGGACCAAGGAGAATGTAGTAAAGATGTTTAAGGCTAAGCAAAGGAAATGATTTGTCGGACTGAGTTTAAGCCAACGGCCAATAGAATGGCTCCTATTTTTGGGGCTGAAAATTCAAGGCAGAGATTGGGATGCACGTGTCAGTCCCCAATGGGTGTCAGTTGTCGCGTTATCTTTTGCAGTTTGACTTCATGTGAATGTGAAATGACTTTTCAGTACCAATTGAATCAGCAGCAATTTTGTCAGTGAAGGAAAGCacatctttttcattcaaatccaCGTGGAACTTTTTAAGGGATCGCAAATGACGACGTATGTCTTTAACCCCCTTTTCGTGTAGGagatattatcattttttaacccTTACATATGAGCCTTCTCAACTAGTTTCAaataattggatgtctattgccgtcaatggtttTTAATGAGTTATTTTACAGGAATTATTTTACAGTGTTTCTTAGCagtgtgtatttgttttatttttgtatttcaatcatttagttattttattaacatttatacatgtatttatattattgtttttttaaatcatcaaaaaacagtaattaagtgtacaaagggttaaaagtcttgaatatttcatgcacaaattaagattttttttaacatatttattttgtggTTGCCAATGACggcagtagacatccaatctattttcacTTATTAataacctgaaaaaaatataagcaaATACAGTAATGATATTTAAGAATAtatgaaaacattttctattgtttctttattttttaccacTTAAAAAAAGTCGCTCTAAAGGGGGTTAAGTGTCCATTTTTGAATAGCTGTTCGATATATGTATGTTTTCCCTCATTTatctgtattcatttttttatcatatcatTACagctttttgtttcatttttttggagggcaGAAAATCAACACCATATACTAAAgaatataaagaaatattatCTAGTACCATATTTTTAAGCAACTGTTACTCATTTGTGACTGAACATCCGAGATTCAACTTTAAATACAAtcaatctgttaaaaaaatacttgccaAAATACTTTTATAAACTGCTTttaagaaaacatgttttttttctcacagatCTGTCCATACACAGGACAAAAGAGTTGATTTTTCAGTTGTTGAAGAGTGCAGATATAGAAGCTTGACTTCAAAATGGGCCttgttttatagaaaatagtggcACAAGAATATTAgtcatacattttattcttttttatgttttcccTTTGCAATGATCCTGCATTTATTTCCTCCAGAATATCAGGGTTAGGACCAAGACGAGCTGCTGATGGGAAGCTCCACGTGGGTTTACAAACCCATTTACTAGTCTGCCTTCTCTCATTTCTGCCTATTGTCAAATTGAATGTacttatcttttcttttttttttgtttcttttcaaaaaatgtGCCACTGTTAAGCTGCCTCATGTTAATGGTGCTAAGAAAGccgacattttttcttttcttttcaatttattttcccagagttaacaaaaaaaaaaagaaatgcaaactAGATTAGGTTCCTAATCCTCTTTATGAATGTATATTCTAATGTTATGTTTGATGTATATTCACTTCATAATTCTTTGACATTGATtggaattactttttttttgctcttctcATTCAAAATATTGCCAAGCTTTATATATACCGTCTAGAGTTGTTACCAGAAAGGAATCTTAATGAACTCTTGACACAACAAAAtcttgtatattttttgtgtgccaATTTGTAACATATTTTGTAAGTGTATATTTTTCTTAGAAAGTGCTGTgaagtatttgtgtgtatgtgtgtgtgtgtgtgtgtgcgtgtgtgtgtgcgtgtgtaaccTTTTATGCGCCTTTATGGGCTGTGGAAAGGATATACAATGACAAGTTTCTGgttttaaaaaccaaaatatgaaagtattgacaaaaaactagaaatatttacattttgttgggagttttttttttgtaataagaCCATGACCTTGTTGTGAGAGTGTTGTGTTATTgtgtaaaaacacaaataagcaaagaagaagaaaaaaaatgaaactttagaggaggaaaaaatataatttgtgaACAATTTGCTGTTTTATAGATTTTCATGTAAATTATTCAAGTATTATTTGGTTTTCTTTgtttgggttttatttttattttttttgttgtaactgttgcaaaagttttaaatatttgtgaTCAAGCCTGTATGGTGATAATGTAATATTGGTAACTTGCTGAGTTTTGTAATAATGTTTATGGAGTAAatatacaaattaaaataagattttgAATGCTGCTTTCTGAAgagaattaaattgtttttttttgttttttgtttaaccaTTCTCATAGAAAGATTGTTACATTatgggatggatggatggatgcattaTTGGATGGGCAAATTGATAAATGTTGGTCAATCAATAGCGAGATAAACAAAAGTCATACAGTTCAACAATCTAAGGTGCTAATGTCCAAACTACTGCTTGCCTGCGGCTTACTGCCCAGTTTTTATTGATAAATTATGAAACTGTCTTTAAATAATAGTCCAAATTAGAAGATGGAATTCAGCCTATATCCATGAGTTCAGAGGTGAAAGTCTgagaacatttattcattttttggaccacttattctcacaagggtcaatacaggggtgccggagcagagcctatcccagttaaccaCTGTCAATGatgcttttgggatgtaggaggacaccagagtacttggagaaaacagAGAAAGACTACATGGATTCCGAATGTGAGTattgacctgggattgaaccttcaatctcagaactgcgaggcccacatgctaaccacttggccACCTAAGTATATGTTGAAATCCACATAAGAATCTGTAGAATTTCAGTACTTTATTTTAGATACAGGAAACTGAATACATtattttggaaccaattaattaattaatcattttacaataaatggaatcaatccatttaaaagaataataataacttaTGTAACCCATTTGTGACTGAAGATGACATTTAatcattaatttattattttcccaaaagcagccatcagagaaaaaaagtttggacaccccttctaaagtctgtttaaaaaatacagtatatttgcaGTATTATGGTTTAACATAttgtttaaacatattttagaccTTATAGTTGCTACTGTTAGATAAATAGTTTCTATTTTTCCAAGCATAATTTAGATAGAAATTGGGAGGCTCCATTTCCACCATTCAATTCACTCATCCATTCATTCTAATGAGTTCTTTCAAATGTGCAATATCGTAAGATTCTTTGGCATTACGTAGGCATTTTCATTTCTCTGGGTCCAGCTTTGGatcttttttattatattaatatatatatatatatttttttatgtcagaACTAATTAGCACTCAGGGTCAGGCGTAGCTCGAGTGATTGCTCATCCCTAACTCCAAGCTGGCCACTCTTGTCTGCTCTGCAACTCATCCTGGCATGCTTAATTGGAGCTGGAACTTCTACATATAAACACACCCAGTGATGTATGCCTCCAAAATTGTCGGCTCGtattaatattttgtttgttctgtAGTCACCCATAACAGTGTTGCGAGCAAGCcaattataaaattaaaatctcTTGCAGTGCATCTTGTGTGCACCTTTAGTATACATGCATTTCTTTAGgcaatgaaaatgaatggctGAATAAAACTATCAAATTAGGGTGGTAATTTAATGCATAAATTGCTtccataaatgtatttttttttcgctACTACCTATTCCCATCCTTGATCCAGTGATCAGGGGTCCTTACTGGaatatagttgttgtttttttttagacgcCAGTTGATAGATCTGCGAGGAAGGAATGATGGAAATGCAGGTAGGTTAGatgataaataaaatacttataTATTATGAAATGTGAGTTACTTATGTACTATAAACTATAAGCATTATAATATTGCCTGTTTTATTTCACATTGCAAAATTATGCTGAAAATGTGATAATAATCAATTTATTTGTTCTGGTGTTATGGGTTTGACCTCCAGACTCAGATATACGAATTGAGTAATTAATTTCATGAAT from the Stigmatopora nigra isolate UIUO_SnigA chromosome 14, RoL_Snig_1.1, whole genome shotgun sequence genome contains:
- the nexmifb gene encoding neurite extension and migration factor isoform X1, whose protein sequence is MDVGTGSGLTLIVKTSQADNVIAVENTARVCEQSGDLSLCRLVDAALPPPPSPAVESSQRLCPTHQRTPTTSPILSFPLPLGTDPSLGLTADPRPPSHEVPTLVPHFQQTPSAASLPNTAVSSWGPARYTQKSIRLPSATSLPLTMMDPDNVSNLTEECLLQPSRNCLGCFIETCDATSVQNPPHEPSTSPNSETGLSARIGDVNREDFADINNISIQCLSHAGEAVSHYGEQLLSDQLLSFPLPKASDEGKRVEGNKATNDCDDPQVDGTAKNLYDGLLLDKVSGEEVLLANASQDWGYFESFISESKMELLDLCSKNELSVNLFSEEDVDNLFDDEDDDSTLSSDVCSLKIRYESFQDNMREKTNVLQEETQFNFFPSVLTNCAKKEEGVGVMRRSVDELQPKSDELILQPELEENPGDWSGQSPLDGSHGSPMSTPKVNYVIDFNSTEESGEFSDDSSCTGSSSDTVQEGKFKKAHSKRFLSPSNPLNYGLRSKRKVRYSDDYLYDVDSLESEKNAEKKEKPPPGQKEEEDVDWCPKKRRKSCRKEPPVVIKYIIINRFKGERLMSVKLGKLDPVDDIVSLNANTLSKYETLAPLKDYWQAKQRERQEQLKLVARERQQRGFHLNGRHHRPFNSAHPKRKFKIANRLKVHGTPTLGQSVIVHGPLRSDQVLRGVTKEEGNPSVREITAGVPVTLDSKSVSDTVIIKSRSQEREERRLGRNKMVRIGKFKSEARLRSLKMKEAEGEKRKSVTNETDSSQTIGGDRAAAAAGLKDGSVNATTAKPDFSDNAITTDTDKTKFSFASSSCPPGKASSSEEVETGVPVIPGGYLQTLLDATDSSGGTSIPYFPQQPPRQQYPVGISLEEKQFCSLQLAQSCVLSPPSESELQQSPQNCPSFPQMWHPQLCSSHGQTFGPETPETPILPNSFPGTVVPVSETLPISNYGQVSPEGERVLYEKSYLAESGLQPGQDLPACQSTCVEGQVQYQRGSLSTDNGRLISYDSVGSLSASSSNYSSLSLKSCEREGEEEGRDTFLAHCSPKMVIQQSMDALTPLRESSDLLDISNFTPDKFRHSSLSELSPPETPNLSPQVAGRDMKIPGNVGKYQDVNDMSTERNRDSKWNCDIMQQQEHTGNAYTVEESPFPLHNFNSQDVLCLDKKGDPGTAEYNEQSDEITGAKSIKSKRKGNYKQAAAAQSPKKARAPRSTKSEKVKTPKQNSRSTKKIKAMLEGKAAKNQAEGCGGATTDGAGGGGDWSGNTGWSENNGLVGDDQREFEEPSNILSNIVSGMAEVQRFMMASIEPLWNPMSEAGTPSEANNLNLKTLKILAGTESDLKKKGATLTGAGRGRKAGGKGGKNQAKFNPTHPLFPQLALGCDMFDKPNFINPGPAHKKLYRHKTSAKFPRIETLKGKRAERDPNKDIALMTSFEKLRMWMSCCCCPSYTAWLISRGKPSINEPYLIPRHLEKHKMGPFCIDDISDTPSPYHPHLHSFSRPEYFFFSFYRALLFFLLLLIHRGTGYLHLHFFTPCKVIKASPSEYFCHCCCTGTCNICNNKKKEIIIPKNQCAKSNNAVYK
- the nexmifb gene encoding neurite extension and migration factor isoform X2 encodes the protein MDVGTGSGLTLIVKTSQADNVIAVENTARVCEQSGDLSLCRLVDAALPPPPSPAVESSQRLCPTHQRTPTTSPILSFPLPLGTDPSLGLTADPRPPSHEVPTLVPHFQQTPSAASLPNTAVSSWGPARYTQKSIRLPSATSLPLTMMDPDNVSNLTEECLLQPSRNCLGCFIETCDATSVQNPPHEPSTSPNSETGLSARIGDVNREDFADINNISIQCLSHAGEAVSHYGEQLLSDQLLSFPLPKASDEGKRVEGNKATNDCDDPQVDGTAKNLYDGLLLDKVSGEEVLLANASQDWGYFESFISESKMELLDLCSKNELSVNLFSEEDVDNLFDDEDDDSTLSSDVCSLKIRYESFQDNMREKTNVLQEETQFNFFPSVLTNCAKKEEGVGVMRRSVDELQPKSDELILQPELEENPGDWSGQSPLDGSHGSPMSTPKVNYVIDFNSTEESGEFSDDSSCTGSSSDTVQEGKFKKAHSKRFLSPSNPLNYGLRSKRKVRYSDDYLYDVDSLESEKNAEKKEKPPPGQKEEEDVDWCPKKRRKSCRKEPPVVIKYIIINRFKGERLMSVKLGKLDPVDDIVSLNANTLSKYETLAPLKDYWQAKQRERQEQLKLVARERQQRGFHLNGRHHRPFNSAHPKRKFKIANRLKVHGTPTLGQSVIVHGPLRSDQVLRGVTKEEGNPSVREITAGVPVTLDSKSVSDTVIIKSRSQEREERRLGRNKMVRIGKFKSEARLRSLKMKEAEGEKRKSVTNETDSSQTIGGDRAAAAAGLKDGSVNATTAKPDFSDNAITTDTDKTKFSFASSSCPPGKASSSEEVETGVPVIPGGYLQTLLDATDSSGGTSIPYFPQQPPRQQYPVGISLEEKQFCSLQLAQSCVLSPPSESELQQSPQNCPSFPQMWHPQLCSSHGQTFGPETPETPILPNSFPGTVVPVSETLPISNYGQVSPEGERVLYEKSYLAESGLQPGQDLPACQSTCVEGQVQYQRGSLSTDNGRLISYDSVGSLSASSSNYSSLSLKSCEREGEEEGRDTFLAHCSPKMVIQQSMDALTPLRESSDLLDISNFTPDKFRHSSLSELSPPETPNLSPQVAGRDMKIPGNVGKYQDVNDMSTERNRDSKWNCDIMQQQEHTGNAYTVEESPFPLHNFNSQDVLCLDKKGDPGTAEYNEQSDEITGAKSIKSKRKGNYKQAAAAQSPKKARAPRSTKSEKVKTPKQNSRSTKKIKAMLEGKAAKNQAEGCGGATTDGAGGGGDWSGNTGWSENNGLVGDDQREFEEPSNILSNIVSGMAEVQRFMMASIEPLWNPMSEAGTPSEANNLNLKTLKILAGTESDLKKKGATLTGAGRGRKAGGKGGKNQAKFNPTHPLFPQLALGCDMFDKPNFINPGPAHKKLYRHKTSAKFPRIETLKGKRAERDPNKDIALMTSFEKLR